The Candidatus Cloacimonadota bacterium sequence TCTTTGTATCTCAATGTTCATAAAAGGGCCTTCAAAAGTGGGATTTCCATTTGGTATTTGACACTGACCTGTTACTGGAAAACCCTCACCTTCCCAAAATCTAATACCACTATAATATGCACCAAGCCAGATATTATCAGGTAATATTAAAATTGAAAGTGGATCCTGCACACCATTATTTGGATGCGAACTTGGAATAAAAGCATCAAAACCATAAACAGTATCATCAGTTACTACAATTTTAATATTTGTGTTATAATCTCCAATCCAAACATTTCCAACAAAGTCGTGAGTAATGAATGAAATTGTATTTTCATCAATAATTCCCGGCACATCGCAAGTAGGACTAGCAGTTATTGACTCCCAAAATTCGGTTGTATCCTCATAATTTGTGATACGGGTTATTCCTCTATTCCAATCCCCTATCCATATTCTACCTTGAAGGTCTTCTGTCATCCATAATGATTTATTTCCAACCAACTTGCTGTTACTATTATTGTATATCTTCCAATTTTCATTATCATAAACAGATATTCCTCTAACACCTTTTGCACTTCCACCGATAATACCACTGCCACTCCAAAGTCTTTGATTGCTATCAAACATAAGTGTAGAAAAAAAGTTAAAACCAGGACAATTGCGTTTATAGTTACACCATGTTGAATCATTCTCAAATTGATAGATATCATTACCCCAGGAAGCAACCCAGATATTTCCATATTCATCCATTTTTATATCAGAAATTTGGTTAAATAAAGAATCATCTTCATTCCAAACTTTGTAATCATCAGGATTTAATAAATTATATCTACCAACTCCTTTTGCATTATCATATCTTTGGTCTGTCTCACTCCACTTTCCAAATCCAACCCAAACGGTAGAATCATCAGTAGCTAAAATTGAAGAAATCTTTCTTGTTGGCAAATTATATGTAAATTCATTAAATTCTAATGAATCCGAATATATTTTATTAATTATAGCAAAACCATCTTCTGTTCCAAAATAAATTTTACCATCATAATAATCAATACATGCTATTTTTTCTTCTGCAAAAGGATAACCTGTTGTATTATTATTAATATGATGCCAGTTATCTGGCAATATCATTTCATCATAATCTGTTATAGTATAATCCAGTCCTTGATTTGTGCCAACCCAAATTCTATTTGAATCGTCAAAAGTTATACAGTTTACATTATTATCAGATAACCATCCAGAACCATCTTCTTTATAGATAAATGTTTTCTTAAATGCCGGATTTTCATCTTCCATAATTTCAAACATGGTTAAACCTTCATCAGTTCCAAGGAAAATATACCTATCATTATCATCAATATCATTTGTGTAACTACCAACAACACCCTGATTTTCCTGATATGGCTTAAGAAATTTTCCATCTTTATAACGAGAAATTCCTTCAAGAAAAGTACCAAACCAGAATTCATCAATTGAAGGAATATAATGAACTGAACGAACTTCATTTTTACTCAACCCATCACTTCTTACTAATGTTGAAAATGTTAAATCCTTCTTATTGAAGATACCAATTCCTCCCCAAGTTGCGGCAATGACAGAATCACCTTTGCAAAAAATTTGATGAATATATGTAGTATTAGTATATGTCTTCCAATTTGAAAGATATATATCCTCAGCTTGATATCCATAAAGAATATTTGAACAGAAGATAAGTAATATAACGACAATCCTCTTTTTCATTTGAAAAACTCTTTTTTAATGATATTATAGAAAATAATAAAAATCATTAAACCCAAAATAACTAAAACGCTGAAAAGAATTCTCTTGTCCACTAATAAAAAACCCATAGAGATAATACCAAATAAAAAAGTCAAAAAATATCCAATAAAAACTACTGTTTTATATGGTAGACCTAATTCTAACATTTTATGATGCAAATGATTTTTATCTGCCTGAAATAAACTATTAGATGTTTTCAATCTGCGAATGATTGACAGAAATGTATCAATCAATGGGAGAGATAAAACAATTATAGGAATCAACATTGTCATTGCTGTTGTCCCTTTAAACTGGGTATTACCAGCAACTGAAAGTGCCGCTATATTAAATCCTAAATAAAGGCTTCCAGCGTCGCCTAAAAATATCTTAGCTGGATAAAAATTATATTTAAGAAAAGCCAGACAGCTTCCAAATAATCCAAATGCAAAATATGCAACAAACGTATTAGAACAAACTATACTCGCAAAACCTAATATCAGTGAAACGATTGCGATGATACCTGTTGCCAGACCATCAAGACCATCAATCAAATTAATTGAGTTTATTATAAGTAAAAACCAGATTATTGTAAGGGGAATAGACAAAGGTCCTACAGTTATAGATGGACCAAATGGATTAGTAATTAGCTCAATCTTAAATCCAAGAATGGTCATAAATAAAACAATAATTATTTCTACAAGAATTTTCTGCCAAGCATGCAAGTCAAATATATCATCTAAAAGGCCTAAAACAAAAACTATAATCCCTCCACCGATTAGTCCGATAAAAAGATTATTAAATTCATTTCTGCCTAAAAGAAGAAGAACAATCTGAGTGATACACAATCCCACCAACAGCGAGAATCCTCCACTTTTCGGTGTAGGAACTTTATGAATACTTCTTTCCCTTGGATAATCAATAATACCAAATTTATTAGACAGTTTGCAATTTAATGGAACTATAAAATATGTAATTAAAAATGAAATGAGAAATACTCCAATATAAATCATAATTTTGATTGATATAAGTTAATATATAAGTTTTTATAACTTTCTATAAATCTGTTTAAAGCAAACTTTTCTCTAACAAGTTTAAGACTATTTTTACCCATTTCATCTCTCTTTCTATCGTGTTTAGAAATCCATAAAACATTTTTAATAAATGAATCCTTGTTGCCAATTTTTACTAAAAAGCCATTATAACCATTTTTTACAAGTTCATTATTTCCTTTTATATCTGAGGCAATTATTGGCAATCCCGCAGACATTGCTTCAAGAATAGATAGGGATAAACCTTCCCATAATGAATACAAAATAAATACATCAAAAAAGGCAAGCCAATCTGCAACATTTGATTTCCAGCCGGGAAGCAAAATTTCCGCTGATAAATTTCTCGCTCTTACCATTCTTTTTGCATCTTCCCATAATTCGCCATCTCCAATAAAAACAAATTTTATCTTATCATTTGCTTCAACAATTTCTATGGCAATCTTTATTATACTTATGAT is a genomic window containing:
- a CDS encoding MraY family glycosyltransferase, with protein sequence MIYIGVFLISFLITYFIVPLNCKLSNKFGIIDYPRERSIHKVPTPKSGGFSLLVGLCITQIVLLLLGRNEFNNLFIGLIGGGIIVFVLGLLDDIFDLHAWQKILVEIIIVLFMTILGFKIELITNPFGPSITVGPLSIPLTIIWFLLIINSINLIDGLDGLATGIIAIVSLILGFASIVCSNTFVAYFAFGLFGSCLAFLKYNFYPAKIFLGDAGSLYLGFNIAALSVAGNTQFKGTTAMTMLIPIIVLSLPLIDTFLSIIRRLKTSNSLFQADKNHLHHKMLELGLPYKTVVFIGYFLTFLFGIISMGFLLVDKRILFSVLVILGLMIFIIFYNIIKKEFFK
- a CDS encoding two-component regulator propeller domain-containing protein; this translates as MKKRIVVILLIFCSNILYGYQAEDIYLSNWKTYTNTTYIHQIFCKGDSVIAATWGGIGIFNKKDLTFSTLVRSDGLSKNEVRSVHYIPSIDEFWFGTFLEGISRYKDGKFLKPYQENQGVVGSYTNDIDDNDRYIFLGTDEGLTMFEIMEDENPAFKKTFIYKEDGSGWLSDNNVNCITFDDSNRIWVGTNQGLDYTITDYDEMILPDNWHHINNNTTGYPFAEEKIACIDYYDGKIYFGTEDGFAIINKIYSDSLEFNEFTYNLPTRKISSILATDDSTVWVGFGKWSETDQRYDNAKGVGRYNLLNPDDYKVWNEDDSLFNQISDIKMDEYGNIWVASWGNDIYQFENDSTWCNYKRNCPGFNFFSTLMFDSNQRLWSGSGIIGGSAKGVRGISVYDNENWKIYNNSNSKLVGNKSLWMTEDLQGRIWIGDWNRGITRITNYEDTTEFWESITASPTCDVPGIIDENTISFITHDFVGNVWIGDYNTNIKIVVTDDTVYGFDAFIPSSHPNNGVQDPLSILILPDNIWLGAYYSGIRFWEGEGFPVTGQCQIPNGNPTFEGPFMNIEIQRTDYGDYIWTGGDGLYMYDDDWDDWYKFTCGLTENVRQYYWNGTSWQPWIYYWYDDEGNPESRMGSGKTNQVNAVFVDPHGRKWIATNGGGISVLDPNNYYFTNFNTENSDLCSDVVLSFAYNSYSGELFVGTTEGLCSFNIGASHKDITQSHIVEKVNVFPNPFITSIHNKIYFKSYPNEELPPGNNLLYIYNLAGELITIVKESDRFRFCWDGKNQANKPVASGIYFYVLSSEFDDVHITGKFAVIR